In Alkaliphilus flagellatus, one DNA window encodes the following:
- a CDS encoding helix-turn-helix domain-containing protein yields the protein MAIIINIDVMLAKRKMSVTELTEKVGITMANLSILKNGKAKAIRFSTLEAICKALDCQPGDILEYRNDI from the coding sequence ATGGCTATTATAATTAATATTGATGTGATGCTGGCTAAAAGGAAAATGAGTGTAACAGAACTTACAGAGAAGGTTGGAATAACCATGGCAAATCTCTCTATACTAAAGAACGGAAAGGCGAAAGCTATTAGGTTTTCAACTTTAGAGGCAATATGCAAAGCTTTGGACTGCCAACCAGGTGATATTTTAGAATATAGAAATGACATATAA
- a CDS encoding DUF2975 domain-containing protein: protein MKQVSTLFLKVVVFLLAFPVLALCIFWVPGFVNYLPYPILIGVYATAISYCFALYQTLKLLSYIDKNKAFSELSVKALKNIKYCANTISIIYAVLIPFLVPIADADDAPGLVGFPIIIIFASVVIAVFAAVLQRLLQDAIDIKSENDLTV from the coding sequence GTGAAACAGGTTTCAACACTCTTTTTAAAGGTAGTAGTCTTTCTTCTTGCATTTCCGGTTCTTGCTTTGTGCATATTTTGGGTGCCTGGATTTGTAAACTACTTACCCTATCCCATTTTAATCGGTGTGTATGCAACGGCGATATCGTATTGCTTTGCTCTGTATCAAACTTTAAAACTTTTAAGCTATATTGATAAGAACAAAGCTTTCTCGGAATTATCTGTAAAGGCTTTAAAGAATATAAAATACTGTGCAAACACAATCAGTATTATATATGCAGTACTCATACCATTCTTAGTTCCTATAGCGGATGCAGACGACGCCCCAGGTCTCGTAGGATTCCCAATCATCATTATTTTTGCGTCAGTTGTGATTGCAGTCTTTGCTGCTGTTCTTCAAAGGCTTTTACAAGATGCTATTGATATAAAATCAGAAAATGACTTAACAGTATGA